The genomic stretch TTAGGTAATGTGACAGCAGACCTTCTAAGAAAGCCTCCTTGTGATGGAAactctgctgcagcctggatAAGTTTGTTCATTACCCTCACTGGTGGTTAAGTTGTTAATTATCCCCAGTGGCTAATTACCTGTGCTGTTAACAACATGAGCCTCTTCTGAGGCTGACTCTATCTGGCTTTGGCTTCCAGTCACAGTCATCTGTGTGTCGTGGCTCAGTTATAAGCTGCTTAGCACAATTCTGCTGCCCACAAAGGCGCTTGGTGCCTCTCATCCCATCGCCCTCGTCGGTCAGCTCACGAGACTGGCTTCCCTGGGAAAACCTGCGTCGTGGTGCAGGATCTGAGCCACGAAACCTCACCGCTGCCCCATGAACTGTCTGCCAGCCTAGTCCGCTCCCCCATGGTGCTGGTGGTTTCCGTGCTTCCCCTTGGCTGGTTTTGGTGCATGCCTAAACCCTTTGGCTCTGTATTGACTCCATTGGAAAGTGATTTGCTGGTAGCTTTACTCTTTCCCAGGAGGAAAGCGTTTAACACCCCAGAATTTACCACCTGCTTGTATGAGGCTAGTGAAGAAGCTGTCCAGTCCCTGTGGTCTCCCCGAAtagccccagccctgcagcttgGCTGCGGGGAGGCTGGCAGCGGGCAGACACTTgcctttggggagggggaggccgAGCAGCCGGCCCTgcggggcagagcggggggCTCTGTGGCGGCAGCACGCGTGTCTGTGTCTGCGTGGCAAATGTAATTCACATCCCCACCTGGGTCTATAATAAGTTCCCTCTCTGGTTGCTCCCAGCTTCGTTAAATGAATATCGGAGAcctggagagggaagagagTATTGAAAATCCGCTCTTTGTGGTCATTGGCATGGATTCATTTAACTACGTAGGGAGGGGCCGTGGGGGCAAGGTGACCCCCCCATGGCACCAGGACGCTGCCAGCATCTTTCCAGGGGCCGTGTGTTTCCTTAGGGGTGTTTGGGAACTCGgaccctgcctggggagggggaaggtggGGCAGCCGCTGCTGAGGGTGGTCGGTCCCCAGCTGCCTGATGCCTTTCCCCTCTGTTCTTCCCACCTTCTAGGCGGAAATCGTCAAGAGGCTAAATGGGATTTGTGCGCAGGTTCTGCCCTACCTTTCGCAAGAGGTGAGTCCTCCGGCTCGGCCTCGGCTCTGGGGTGCCTTGGCAGGGGGGAGCGGAGGCCTTGGTCCTGCCGTGGGGCAGCAAGGCGCCGTGGCCCTCCCGCACGGGCAGCTCCTTGCCCCGGGTCTGGGCAACCCGGCCGCTCGCTGTCAGCCCCTGCGCAGGGACGAGCCCTCCGAGGCAGGTTTGGCCTGGGGGGGCCTTCGAGCAGCCCCCCAGGCGCTGTGCGGTGGCTGATGTGCCCGTCCGTCCCCTTTGTCGGCGGCTGCGGACAAAGACGGGCTCTGTTCTCTCCTGACCACGATTCCTGAGTCCTTGGCCACTTCTGCATGGGTGGTGGGAGCTTTGCGTGGCTAattgggggaggggggctgctattaaaaaaaaaatacctccaTATGGCTCCTCCTTGAGATCTGGTTCCTCTGCATCCTCATTAATTAATGCAGCTGATGGGCTCCTCCCACTCCCCTGAGAAATTAATTGGGAGGGCTTGGGAGTTGCTGCCCgaggcaggaggaagatgaagcaCCTCTAGTGCCGTATCTGTCCATCTCCCCACGCAACTCCGCAGAGGCTAAACTCCGCAGCTGTTTGCATGGCTGGTTTTTTGGTCGGGACTAGCTGTGGGATGGAGGCTGTGTTTCTTGGTCTGGGTTAGCTGTGGGGTTGGGGAATaggctgtggtttttttcctacccaCCTGTTCTCGGGGAAGACAAAGTGGCTTGCTGATCAGATCAGAGCTGCCTAATACCTAAGCCACGACTAAACCTTTTGCATCTTCGTGCaaccccttccccctccccaactctgtcctgctgccaagatggaaagaaaaatccaattGCTGGAGTGCAGTGGACAGGCCTGGTGTTTGGAGACCTTGTGCTCTCAGAGGAGCAAGTACAGttgtcctttattttttttaaagtatgtgaTACAGCTGGTTTTCCTGCCTGTGTTTggagcagctgtgctgggctCTTCCACCGCAGtatcttccagctgctgcagttggGACCCGGGATGTGTCCCAAGGAGCGGAGAGCTTCCCAAGAGCTTCTGATTTCAGGGCTTGGCTTGTTTGTTCAGGGGTCTCTTTTTGTGTTGGATCTGGGTAGGAGAGGGGAGGCGGGGTGAGAGGCATGGCCCACCTTGGGCCCTTCTGGCCAAGGATCGCTGGGCCCGTGCAGAGCGGGACAAGGATGGGATTAAGAGGGGACGTGCTTAACCCTGTGGTGAGGAACTGGAATGAGATGAGCgtgcctccttccctgctcctcgcTACCGTGGGCCTCAATGGCATCAGGTCCTTGTCACAAATGAAGTGCATGCAGGTGTCTGCAGCTGCGGGGTTAGCCAGCCCGCCTCCGTGCCCTGACATCGCGGTGCTAGCAGCTGCGATAATGGacgtgtgtgtgcgcgtgtcggacccagcagggctgggtccctgTTCTCCTTCCCTGTGATGCTAGAAATGACCCTGAATTCCTCCGTTCTCTCCACGCCAGCATCAGCAGCAAGTCCTGGGAGCCATTGAACGAGCCAAGCAGGTTACGGCGCCAGAACTGAACTCCATCATCCGTGTACGTGATGCATGTTTCGTTTGGGTTCAGAGGGATGGGAATCTGTGCCTTTGGCCTTTGAgacagagctgggcaggggagtCGTGAGCCGGGGATGTGCCCTGCgtgctgggagcaggctgtTTCGcgtgcagggctgcagccgTGCTGGGGTGAGGCTGCGAGTGCtgggctggccctgctgccGTGGGGCTGGTTTTGTCCAGACTTGTTATGACATGGGCACGGGTCTGCAGGGGAGCGCGGGTTCCTGCTCTGTCCCAGCAGGGTGCAAGGAGAGGAGCTTTGGTTTTGAGCAGGAACCACAGCGGCTCCTTGACACGAAAACACCATCTGTTGTTGGTCAAGGTCGGGAGGGCTTTAACCGCATCCTTGGAGCGTGCCAGAGTCTGAGGCCAGATGTCCTGTGGGCTAGGGGCTGTGTGTCGTGCTGGGGACACGCTATTGAGTCTTCTCTCGAGGCTGTCGCAGTCCAGGGACTCtagaatatctttttttttttttttctttctttctctctttcttgttCCCCCCCGAGGCCACGGTGCTTTCCAGGACCCTGAGGTCCCTGGTTTAAGCTCGGCTGTTGGCACAGTCCGTCTGGGCAGCCCAGGCCCTCAGGCTGGGGTCCAAGTGCACTCAAAATGACAATATCCCTCTCTTGTCTTCCTGTCTGTCCATCGTTCTctacagcagcagcttcaaGCTCACCAGCTGTCGCAGCTCCAAGCCCTCGCTCTGCCTCTGACTCCGCTCCCCGTGGGTCTCCagcccccgtccctccccgctGTCAGCGCTGGCACCGGGCTCCTCTCGCTCTCGGCCTTGGGCTCCCAGGCTCACCTCTCCAAGGAGGACAAGAACGGCCATGACGGGGATGCCCACCAAGATGACGACGGGGAGAAATCGGATTAGAGTGAacggggggccggggggagggggctgtcgggggggtggggggggcgggttAACGCAAGATGCAGTATCTCTCTCCAGTTGCTGCGCAGCAGAATCGCGGGGGCTTGTGTTTGGTGGCAGCTTGCCAGGCCTGTTCCCACCGGGCAGCAGCGCCTGGGGGATGCCCCCACCGCCATCCCGGCGGACGGGCTGCTCCGCAGCAATGCAAGCGCCGTAGCAGTAACCGTGTGGCCGATCGTGCTCTCCCTGTGCCCAGCCTggcgtccccgtccccgctccGTCACGGAGCCGAGCCAGAGCCTGGCTtgggctgctctggggctcCTTGCCCCCCGGCTGTCCCGGCTCCTCGGTGCCGCGTggctcccccctgcccaccgCTCCCCCCTTGGTATTTAAAGATGCCCCTTGATCCTAACGTTTCTGCACAACTCCTTGCTGGGATCCCTGCCCCGAAACCATCTCCTCTCTCCCCGAGCGCTCTCGATCTCGTCGCATCGCCCTGGCTCTGTCCCCGTCCTCCCCGCGCCTCTCCTGCACTAATACCAGGCCGGCACCTTGCTGTTCTGCATGTATCTGTTCTGAACCAGTCCCGTGGCACTACGACGCGCTCCAGCCACCGGGGTTTCTCCTCGGCTGCTCCTTGGCCTTGGGCTGGATGAGGAGCCTCCGCCACCCGCTCCCCTTCGGCATAGCACCCGGCTTCGGGGGGCTCGGGCggctgggcagaggggcaggcagaCTGAGAGCCTTTCCTggtcctccccctccccgcgcccctgccCCCACGTAGAGGATACAGCAGCTTTCTCTGTTCTTATCTCCGTGCGCTAGCGTGTcttctaaaaaacaaaaaaaaacaaaaaaaaccaaaaatggaacaaaaaaagaataaaattaaataataatctGGTGTTTGTATATAGTCCTTTAGGAAgatcttgttttgctttttgtgtttaatCACTTGACCTATAATAAGAGGAACTGAAAATGCTGTATCAAGGACGTACAAGCTGTGCctttcaaataaagaaataagaaggTTGGTTAAAACTGTGACTTGCCGCCTGCTTTCTTGCTGCCTTTGGGATGACTTTAAAATacttccccctctctctcccgCCCTGCCAGGGAGGGGAATTGATGGGGGAGAACAGGTAGCTTTGCTGGCTAACCTGGgactgtgcctcagtttccccatgtgctgccgcagctcccagcaggctgcGGCGGGTGGCTGGAATtgctgccttccctcctcccgGTGAGCGCGTCCCAGGCCATCCCTGCCTTACCCGGTGCCATGCGCTGCCTGTCCTGGGGCCCCCCTCTCTGGAGGGTTCTGGTTCtagcttctcctcctcctgcctccacagctgctggcagaaCGAGGACCATCTTTGCCGCCTGCATACCCACGCCGGAGCGTTGGCCGGAGCCCGGGCAAGGAGGGCATCCCCGAGCAAAGCGAAAACAAACCAGAGAGCGAGGTGAAAGGAGGTGGTGGGGAAAGGGACCGGACAATTCTGGCTGAAAAGCGAGGGCTGGAGCGAAGTGCCACCGAGGGCGATGGGCTCTccgctggagcaggagcagcgtGGTTTGGTAGCGCATGGGAATGGTCCCTGTGGGCTGCCGCGGGTCTGTTCTGCGTGTgcataattaatttttcctgtgGGTGCAGAGAATAAGCTGCTTCTGTGGCACTTGGCCCCTCTGGAAAATCTGGCCTGTGTTGCCCTGGGGCTGAGATTGCTGTAATGGAATTGGCTCTCAATAATTAGAGCTGTCCTCTGGCTTCAGAGCCTGCTCTGCCCTGATAACATCTTCCCTTCCATATCTCCCAGGCCAGCTGGAGTGGGAAAATTTCCTTCCCCTGGGAAGCAAGctgtgttgggggggggtgtcttgGTGTCCCCGGCTGTGCACGGAGGTCAGAGGACTGTGCCACACAGATGGGGACCTCGGTGAAAGCCAGAAGGGGAGCAGCGGCCGCTGTGCCTCTgtcctgctggtgctgggtAAAGACCAGCCCAAATGCCCGAGGGTGGGATTTATGGGATTTGCGGAACCGGCTCAGGCCTGGGGCTGGGTCTGGCTCCAGAGCGGTGCTGCTTTGGGCTGGGGCTGTGTCTGCTGCAGCAGGTCCAGGGTGGGAGAGGTTTGAGGAACGGCGCATGGCGCTGCGTGAGCGccggctggggctgcagctccgctcagccccttccccggcgctgctgctgctgggctcctTCTGATGGGGACCAGCCCGCTGCAAAGAGGCGACGGAGCGACTGGCGTGCGGCTCCGTCCCGTGTCCCACTGTCCCGGGGCCGGCCGGCCAGGCCTGGCACAGCTGTGCCGCGGCCTCAGATGGGTCACAGAGCCTGCGAGCAGCGCGAGGGCTCGACCATGCTCCCGTTATCTGCTGGCGACGCCTCGCCCGCAGGAGCCGGGGGACGGCTGGCTCCCGGCACCCGCTTGCAAGGGACCGGGTGGGTCTGCGGAGGAGCACGGCTCCGGTGGTGGCTGGGActctgcagggctgcctgggGGTCTCAGCCCTGTCCCCCGCCAAACCGGGTGCCCTGGGCAGGGCCCGATGCTCCTGACGCAGCCGTCGCCACTGGCTGCTCGTCCGCCGCAGGGGCAGATCCAGAGCCCATGGCAAAAGCGGAGCTGCTGCTGCGTGGCGGGGGCTGGCCTGACCTCAGCACCCTTGGGGGGCCGGAGCGCCGGGCAGGCAGCTCCAGCGCCTGCGCCCCCCGCGCTGCACGGGGGCTGCTGGTCTGGAGCCGGCCGAAAGCCGACCGAGAGCTGCAGTCTGACCCCGTGGTCTTGCAGCTGCTCCGAGGCTCTGGCTGATGCTGAGCGAGCAGGTTTCGGATGTGAAAGGCCAACACAGCTTCGGGCCAGGGGCTGCTGCGATGCGACAGTTGCTAAAACCATCTCCGCTCTGTAAGTGCTGCTGAAAAGCCCACTGGGAGCACGCAGGCtgtggggagggctggagctTTTCAAGCGCTTTCACCTCGAGGTCACTGGTTCAAATTCAGCCTGGGGGTAGGGAGCACCGTAAGTGGATGTTGTTCCTGATGGATGTGCAAGGGAGGAGGATTTAGGAGAAATTGGTCTGGGGTGTTTTCAGGCTGGCGATTTCAGAGGAACAGACGTCCCTGTTGTTAGAGCTAATTAGCGGCCCCGGTTCGGTGGGCAAGGGGTCGAACAAACCGCGAGGCTGCCGGCTGAGCATCCTCGGCTGCCGGCAGCCTGGGTCCGGGGAGCCGCTCCTGACTGGGCTGATATCGCCTTGCTCCCTGCGGGAGACTAACCCACGGTAAAGTATAAAGACGGAGCTTTTGGGCTCTCCAAATCCCCTGCACCTCCCAGCAGATGCTGAGCTGAACCTCGTGCTCCGCTCCTGCTTCCCCCGGTGACCCATTCCTGAAGCGTGCTGGCTTCACGCCCAAAGCGTTTCTCTGGGTGGGGGGAGGCACCCTGATATCCTGTCCCACGGGCAAGCAGCGCTGCAGCTCCCCACGCTTCCAGCCTGGCCCTGTTTGCAACCCCTGGATTTGCTTCTGGATCTCCGAAGGCAGTCCTTTCAGAGGGCACCTTACCAGATTTGGCCTCAAATCTAACTGCATACCAAAATCTGCAAATCTAACCCATCCCAGCAGCAAAAGAAGGGTTAAAAACACCTCCCTCATGACTCTCCCAGTAGCTGCAGACTTGAGGAAACAGCTTCTCTCCTTCCAAACAGGCTGCTCTGCCTCGTAACCTCTCGTGACTGGGGCCGTGAGCCCCTCTCCTGGGCTCCCCGCTCTCGAGAAGCGGGCGATGCGGGGTCTCCAAAGctctgctgctcagggatggtTTAAGACCGGCTCCCGGCAGAGAAACCCCTTCTCTTTGCGCGCAAGAGGTCGCGATGCAGGAGTGGAAGAGCGACCCAGGCAGGCGGGCTGAGCACCGGCTCTCCTGGCACCGGGATCCTTGGAAAAGCTCGGCAAAGCCCTGGCTCATTGAGGGGGGACGGAGAGCAACCTAGCGACGGCCACCGTGCACAGGCTTCAGCTGGGGCGGACGGAGTCCAGAGGGCGGGGGCAGGACCCATCCGTCAGCACCCTGTGCCCTGaccacagagcagcacagcattTAGCCGAGGTTTGACATCAATTCCCACTTGCAGCTGCCCCGGGCTTGGCAAAACTCTGCTGTCTCACATCTCTTCCCCTTCCACCTGCCTGTCACTGGAGGGGTCATAAACCGGCATCTTTCCTCCTCCATGAGGCGAGCGGGTGCCAGTTTTGCAGTGGGCGAAGGAGGTTTCCACACCTGTTTGACTCTCGATCCATCCccttcagcttttttccccataggaCACATCCCTGTCGCCtctgtgggcagcagcaggaatcGCCTCCACCACATCCCCCTCCCGCTCCCACCCTCCTCATTTTTCAGCGCAGCTTTGCTTGAAACAATGGCACAGCCTGCAAGCCAGGAATGCTTTGCAGCGCGGTGGAGCAGGGCCTCCTTCCCAATTCATCACTAATGCAGGAACGCCAAGCCCTTCCTGGCTGCAGTGAGCACGAGATAAAAGCTAAAAGAGGCATCAATAATTAAAAACCACTCAAAGCCGGTAAGTGCAAACAGGAGCCAACATCCAGATCGAAGGCAGCGCCAGAGATGAGAATCTGGCAGCTGCTGGGTTGCTCTAAGGGCTCCCACTCCCTCTCGCAGGCgtctcccacccccagcccacagccCGGCGCTGACGGGGGGTCCCTGGCGCAGTGGGAGCCGTGCAGGGGCTGCGGGTGGGAGCGCGTCGGCTCTGCAACGTGTCCTGCACGGCAGGAGAGaacccccccagctcctgcgtGGGATTTGCCTTGCAGGTGCTCCGGGGACACGTGGCTTTAAAGAGCAGGTGACAGCGCTGGGGTCCCGGGGACGGGGACCTGTGGTTTGCTCCCAGGAGCGCGACTGGAGAATTGATTTCTAGTACAGATTTGGCTCAGCTCTTGCGGATTTGCTGCCAGTCCCTTCCCTCAGTTTCCCTTCTCATCTCATGCTCATTCCAGGACAGACTCCAGCCAGGATAAGGCTCCTGTTTGTGCCAGCTGCTGGTATAAACGCCCAGGGAAATTCACGGTGTGTGAGGGTGCCAGGAACGCGGCTCCGCTGAGTTCAAGGCTCCTCATTCAAGTATGCaagtgagaagctgaaaagggGATGGTTTGGCAACTTCACGGTCATCTTTGCTGCCTGCTTCCACAGGCCAGGCAAATTGTTTCGTTGAGTCCTGGTAGGGAAAATCTGAATCTTCTAAATGTGGTGACCCTGGTTCTGCCCCACCCCATAACGGCCCTACTGACCCAAAAATCCCACGTGcaaacccaccaccacctgACTGCCAAAAAGCCCACCCAGGGCTGAGCTTGCCCATGTGCTTAAACCCGATGGGCCCCGAACCTGCCTGGCCCTGGagaggggggtgcagggaagcgGTCTGCAAAGAACGGGGCATCCCCAGCCGCTGCGAGGAGCCTGAGGCAGCACGGGGTCCCAGCCGTgcccccagctccttccccatccccgGCGGTCTCCTGCCAGGCCGGCAAATACACCTGCAAAACTGGACACGCAGCGGCTTTGCACTCCGAGAGCAAACTTTGCACTCCGAGAGCGACTGTCTCCCCTTGGACGGGAGATGCTTGTACGTGGCCCTTCACCACCGACCTGCCCGGTGCCTGCATTTGGAAGGGACggagcaaagcagagctgagcagggcaggcaggaggggcacCTGGGATGGTCTCAGAccaggggctggaggagagaCTGCGCGTGCTGCCTTCGGCTGCCCCAAGAGCGGCGAGCCCTCGTCGCCCATAGGCATCTCTGAGAAACGTGACGGTCTCTGCCCTTGACCGTCTGCTCTGGAGATGTGCTGGGTGCGGGAGGCTGCGCAGAGGAGGCATGCGGGGCGAGAAATGACTCGACCCACGGCACAGAGTCGGGAcggagctggggctgcccttCCCGGCGAGGGCAGGAGGCTGCGCGTTCCCGTGCCCCAGGCTGGCATTTGGGGAGGGAGCTGAAAGGTAAAATCATCAGGGTAATTCCAGAAGCAGCAACCTGTTTTGCTTGGATCTGGGTTCAAACGGCAAAACAGAGCTCCCGAGTGTCCCGAAGCCCGGGCTTGTTTGGTTTCTCTGCTGGTTATAAACAGAACTGCTGTTTACAGCACTCGCCTCTCGATCCTGGCGTGGATTTCAAACGCCCTCGTCCTTTGGGGCTCTTCCAAGCGCTGCCGCTACCAGGCACAAGTGCGTGGCTGCGGCGGGAAGCGGCTGGGCCCCTGGCTGAGCATCCTGCGGCCGCAGCCGGGGCTCAGCCCGGCTTTGCTGGCCCGTCTCGGCCGCGTCCCCTACCCTGCCCCTCACATCCCTGCGCCTGGAGAGGAGCGGGATCAGCTCCCCTTGCTGCTGCATCCAGAGGCCTGTGGCGCAAACGGTTAACTGCTGTTGTTTTCTCCCCAGTCCAAGCACAAGCTGAAGCAAATTAATCTCTGGGTTACAGGCTGTCCTGCTCCAGGGCCCACGTCAATCATTAATGGAGGGTGATGAAGACGCATGTGACATCCATCATTCCGGAGCTGCCTGTTCCAGGTTTACCTGTGTCACTCTCCAAGACAGGAGAGCAGGGAAACAGCCTAAGGAAAACCGGCAATTTTTGGTAAGGAGttctgaaaaatgctgtaaaacaTCTCAGTCTCTCCTTCCTTTGAAACACGATCTGAAATGTTTccagcttttgaaaaaacactttcctaaaaaaaacaccaaatcCCCCAATGAGGCAAACAAACCGAAAATAAATTCTCTAAAGCTTTACATTTGgattaaaatatgtatattcGTATGTGCAGATATATGATATACACACACGCGCATATACAAAAGGAAGGTTTTTCAAGGGCTTTGGGGCCAAGGTGGTGGGCTAGTGGCCATCCCTGCGTTGCTGGATTTGCCCGGCAAACACCGGTGGCCAGGGAAGGCCAAGGGGAAGGGGCGGAGGCTGgaccggggctggggggtcgCTCAGGGACCattgggggctggaggggcccGAGCCCACCATCCTGCCCACTGCCACGGGAAGGGCCCCAGGCCCCGCAGGGCAcggaggggagcaggcagcagctgcaggcagcggcCGCAGGCAGCGGTCGCAGGCAGCGCTTGCAGGCAGAGGCCGCAGGCAGCAGTTGCAGGCAGAGGCCACAGGCAGCAGTTGCAGGCAGCggttgcaggcagcagctgcaggcagaggccGCAGGCAGCAGTTGCAGGCAGAGGCCACAGGCAGCAGTTGCAGGCAGCggttgcaggcagcagctgcaggcagaggccGCAGGCAGCAGTTGCAGGCAGAGGCCACAGGCAGCAGTTGCAGGCAGCggttgcaggcagcagctgcaggcagcggtTGCAGGCAGCggttgcaggcagcagctgcaggcagcagctgcaggcagcccaggggtggcacagggctgggacaggaggggagAGCCTCTGGTGCCCACCGCCTTGCCCCcgccctggctgctgccagcatgcAGCAAGTAAATAAGGCGATTAATAAAAGATGAGGATGAAATGTGAGGCATTAAATATTTAACCTTGTGCCTGCCTGCGCAGTGCCCAGGTACAGCTGGTTCCTGCAATATTTAAGGGTTGTTCCTCACTCTCCCTTTGCCACCCCAAATGCGGCGGCTTTACGGCAGGCTGGAGGGTGCCGGGGGACGAGGAGGGGtggcgggggccgggcagggcccctcggtggggcgggaggggctgcggggcacggggccgggccgcggaccggcggggctggggcaggcccAGCTTTTCTTTGCGCCCGCCCCTCGGCGGGGGCTGCCGCACGGGGCGGGACGGGCCCCGGCTCGGCCGAGCCCCGGTGAACGGCACGGCGACGCCCGAGAACCGTGCGGCGGGCTCGCAGCGGCGGCGGGTGCGGAGCTgctgcggcccggcccccgctgccgcTCTCCGGGAGCCGCCGGGAGCCCCGGCCCTGAGGCCGGGCGGGGGTTTCCTTCCTCCCCgcggcgccggggctgcccccgctcccccccgggcCCGCAGGGGAGGCCGAgcccggcggctgcggcggctcCGGGCCCGTACGGGGCGcgacccccccccgccccgcgccagCCGCGGCCGCCCCACGTTACTTTGAGTGGCAGCCGGCGGCCGCCGCAAGGCCTTGTGGGCCGCGTAGTCCGCCCGCCCAGGCCGCCAGCGCCGGAAGCCCCGGCCGCCCGGCGGCTCTGGGCCGCGCCCGCCCGAGGGGAACCGGGCGCCGC from Pelecanus crispus isolate bPelCri1 chromosome 20, bPelCri1.pri, whole genome shotgun sequence encodes the following:
- the TLE5 gene encoding TLE family member 5 isoform X2, which gives rise to MMFPQSRHSGSSHLPQQLKFTTSDSCDRIKDEFQLLQAQYHSLKLECDKLASEKSEMQRHYVMYYEMSYGLNIEMHKQAEIVKRLNGICAQVLPYLSQEHQQQVLGAIERAKQVTAPELNSIIRQLQAHQLSQLQALALPLTPLPVGLQPPSLPAVSAGTGLLSLSALGSQAHLSKEDKNGHDGDAHQDDDGEKSD
- the TLE5 gene encoding TLE family member 5 isoform X1, producing MMFPQSRHSGSSHLPQQLKFTTSDSCDRIKDEFQLLQAQYHSLKLECDKLASEKSEMQRHYVMYYEMSYGLNIEMHKQAEIVKRLNGICAQVLPYLSQEHQQQVLGAIERAKQVTAPELNSIIRQQLQAHQLSQLQALALPLTPLPVGLQPPSLPAVSAGTGLLSLSALGSQAHLSKEDKNGHDGDAHQDDDGEKSD